tatgatcctacagactacgaacaagtggtggtggtgggtgtcacaaatccgtcaagcaaatctcaaattcttaccagttcttacccagcagcaggcggtgatcggcaaccgttgtagtcaaaaactctcaaagcttggatagagcaattaccagggagagtcaaacgcacgacgtagatgtatgtggagctgggaaggcttataatatggtagcaaaaagggtcagcaataatcaattcagagatgcaaagttgaataaacgctcaacgacggtactgtgctggtcctaggctagactgtgctagagacgcgagcctagaacactaacaaaatcacggcgcggcacgtaaacaagggaaaagcacactctggaattttttttttcgctcttttttttttgcgctcttcttttttttttgcgctgctttttttttttgcgaaaaatcactataatggcgagtgtctcaaaactcttcttagctcaaactgacaggatgggcacgaaatttttttcgaccaattttttttttgactgcccggacccaaaaactggaaacgggtcaaaaaaaacttcctataatggcacctgtctcaaaacactcaaaaacacctaaaaataggatagccagaaattttttcgaaaaatgcgttttcaaaaaattttgggcctaaacggagcgtggctacccgactcttttttttttttccgaaacctactccggcaaggaaacacgaatcggaatctagatggatcccgaaaacaaacctaataagcaaagaactcggattggtggtggatatatggtggtggtatatggcagcggtggtggtagcagtggtagtatatggatatggatcggtggtggtatatggacacggattggtggtggtatatggatacggattcggtgcggtggtggtagatggcaggggcgatgatgatggtgcggcggcggcgtgacaacttatgaccagaactcgaaactctaaaagactagactctaagaccagcaactagacacgacgatgcaaccgcaaattcaacaaagcaaaaccctaaaaagattatgcaaaggctcagattggttcggatatgatgaactaaccctaattttttttggtggctttttcgtggactgtaggtatgaagaacagactcgatctaaactacgaaaaactgtaaaatctcaccgagcaacctggaaatctgataccacttgatagcggctaaggtgtcccgtctttcgatgagatggtggatttcgctttggtggaagtcgactttgacgatccgactacgaacgtgcgaggacgtcgcgccttagcaatcgctaaaccaactccgagaggttattgaccacgccggagcacgatcaacctgaccacgagggtctgtttcctgcgagcaaacgaagaacaagcaagaaactaagattgcaatctggatattgcgaatataagatgaaagctttattgatcaaggtggggttctgtgacgcctttatctggtcgttgaacacaaacgaagtgcgcgaagttgcagctatggcgaacttttaatctaaacaaaacccgaagtctaaacgatgccctaagggctgtatatatggaggaagagggggggaatttcgtggcccttggtggaggggtccgaaatcaaccctatctcttgtttccccacacatacggactctaaaaatagcctatacttatgtatttcgaaattacatgggcctggcccaataataaggtgtcgcagcacctaaaatagcctcgggacgaaatttatgaagtggcatcttgtatatttcgtccaaggcttcatgcacccattatggtggcttcaaagtcctgaaatcatcacttgtaactccgttcttgtttcccttgcgcatgccatcatctccatgcttgttcttgctccaatgttcatccttctccaagctaggcccttcatttgtaagcaaaacaaatgtatccaatttaggcagcatcatattctcatgaacattagaatcattaccaagaaacgaaagtacctggtaatttagttggcgtgcacgagctctagtaattggtccagtatgtatagcagcaggggctgtgggtgtaacaattgtattgatgtcctcatcagtacgcTGGTCCTacaggccttagcacgacgacttcccgactgactactacaacaagttgtgctcgactccggcgatggaggggcgatgacggtggcgcgccttcagcttgcttcagtgcttgtagtcgtcgttagatggtttacggatctggatgtaatttttattatttctggtattcgttgtactgccatgattgaaaatgaatagattgaAAATTTTCTCGcggaaaaagaaactaagtggtacAGAGCTTTGTGGCATGGTCGGAAAACATAATGTTTTTTAGGGTCTAAATGAAGACCTCTGATGTCAAAGTAGAAAATCGGAAAGTGCTTACCCCAAAACAAGAAAATCAGACTTGGTAATAACCtttcaaaaatatattttaaaAAAGCACTCCTCTCACCGGCATCAGTCCTCACTACTTTCGCGCTATCCTTCTTGTATAAAAccaccccctctgctctctctcctcctcccactCCTGCATGCCTCAACGAACCATCTCCAAGAAAACACCTCACCCCAATCCAACCCCAAACCAATCCTCTCCACAAACCAATCTAACACAATTCCCCCACTGATTTTCTCATCGAGATTCGATCAGAGCAGTTGGAGATGAAGCTTGACAGGGAGATGGAGATGCTCCTCAACGAGATCCCTCTCCTCCTCCACGGCGACGTCATCGGCTGCGGCGAGCCAGCCGCCGCGGAGACCGACACCGACGCCGTCGACTTCTCTTACCTCATCCAAGAACTCGGCGAGATGGGGTTCgtcgaggacgacgacgatgacgacgacaacgGTTTCCTTCACCCCAGGAAGGCCAGCTCATCCCCGACGAGCAACCTCCATTTCATGGACGCCGAGAATTTCGTGGCGTCGCGTCCCTTCTCCATAGACAAAGACCGCGAGAGGGCTCTGTTCGATCCGTTCCCCTTCTCCAGCACCTGCTTCGACGCCGCCGTGGGCGACGACTGGGACCTCCTGTGTCCGCCGGCGAGGTCCCGGCTGTGCAAGACGGCGAGGCCGAAGAAGGGTACCTGCAGCAATGGCTGCCAGGCGACGAGCCCCAAGATGTGCGCGGCGGCGAAGCCGTCCAAGTACGAGAGCCTTGTCGGGCTGCGCGGGTACATGTACCACGTGGCCAGGGACCAGCACGGCTGCCGGTTTCTCCAGCAGCGGCTCGACGACGGCAAGCGCGAGGTCGATTTCATCTTCACCGGCGTCGCCCGTCACGCCGTCGACCTCATGGTGAACCCGTTCGGGAACTACCTCATGCAGAAGCTGTTAGCCGTCTGCAGCGAGGAGCAGAGGATGGGCATCGTGCTCACCCTCACAAAGGACCCCTTCGTGCTCGTCAGGATCTCTCTCAATGTACATGGGTAAGCACCATGTTTTTAACTTTGTTCCTGCTAATTGTTTTTTGTTGCTCTTTTCGAATGAAATGTTTTTTGTTGCTAAATGTTGTGTCGTTTCTCGTTTTCAGGACAAGGGCAGTACAGAAACTGATTGAAAGCTTGAGGGCAAGGGAGGAGATCCAGCTGGTCGTCGCAGCTCTGCGCCCCGGGTtcctggagctcataaaggatcctAATGGTAATCATGTCGTGCAGAAGTGCTTGCAATCGTTCGGGGCTGATGATAACAAGGTATACATGTGTGTGTGTACATGCATCTTAACAAGTTCTGAATATATTGTAGATGAGTTAGTATTTTTATTTAGGTGTAAGTTAGTCTATTTGGGTCCAGAGAAGTTGTTCCAATCTAGTTACTCTGATCGCTTCAGAAAAGTTTGTAGTAGACCACTTCCACTTGTCTGAATTTTGCAGCTTGTACTGTTAATTGTCAATTATTGACCTGAATTTTCGGCAAAAAATTTAGTGAATTGAATTTTGATTTTACTAAACTGATATGTTCCTGGTCAGACATAATTAACTCACAATCTACAACTTTCAGCCCATCTTCGATGCTGCTGCTGTTTATTGCCTTGATATCGGGATGCAATGCCATGGCTGCTGCGTCCTGCAGCGGTGTATTGCGCGTTCCACGGGTGAGCACAAGGAGAAGCTGGTTGCCGCAATCGCTCGCAATGGGTTCGAACTTGCACAAGATGCCTATGGGTAAAAATCCTGCCTTGTGCTCCACCTGTAATTTTTCATGTAACCACGAGGCCGGTAAAACAAGCATGGTTAATCAATTATTGTTCTGTCTAGCATATCATTAGTAGGCCAGCCGGCAGCATGCCTTTGTAAAGTGGAGACCATTGATTGTAGAGACCTCTGTATTTCTGTAGACATTCCTACAAATCTTTAGTGCCATGATATCTAGTTAAACATTTTTTTTGAACATAACTAGTTAAACATTTATACACATTAAAGAAAAAGAATGCATTCAACAAGTTTTACCCTTTATGTTCATAATTTATTCTTCTATATGTTTATGTTGGTGTATTTTAACTTGTAAACTCATGAGCTTATCTGCTAATGTTGCAGAAACTATGTTGTTCAGTATGTGATAGAGCTAAAGGTCGCTACTGCAAATGCAAGTCTGGCACAGCAGTTTGAAGGCAAGTACATCCACCTCTCCATGCAGAAGTTCAGTAGCAACGTTGTCGAGAAATGCCTGAAAGTTTTCAAGGAAGCCGACAAAACCAACATCATCCTGGAGCTCCTTTCTGCGCCACAGTTCGAGCGGTTGCTTCTGCACCCTTACGCAAACTATGTGGTCTACGCAGCACTTCAGAATTCGAAGGTAAATAACATCTCAACCAATACAGAGTCAACCAGAGACCGCAGTGTGTTGACAATATGTCTATGCTTGCGTTCTACTGAGCCATTTTGTTGATGTGACTGCGACGAATTTTTCAGGGGTCTCTCCACTCAGCACTGACCAACGCCATCCGGCCTCATGTGGAACTACTCAGAACCAGCCCATACTGCAAGAGGATCTACTCTCGAGCTTTGCTGAAGAAGTGATGGCCTGATGAAACCATCTCACCATGTAACAATAAAGATTGTTTGTCTTGTGCTATTTTTTCAGATTCAAAAGGGATAAAAGTGATCTCACCATGTAGATTTTGTATAGATCAAAATTATTTGGTCATGTACTTCTAAGTGCACCTTTATTGGGTGCACTCTTCAGTTGCATAATCCATCTGGAATGGTAAGTTCCGGTCGAACAAATCATCATATAGATGTTGATGCACGTACATAAGATTGGTGATGCTTCTTGTAACTTAATGTTTGAATTTTTACTTGCCCCTCAATTGCTCAACCGAATGCCAGAACATGAAGGCAAATAACTGATTTGCAGTCTATGGAAAGTTATGTATGACTTTGTCATGATACATCTCAACATACTTTATTAAGTATCTGGACAGAGGAAATCACAATTAAAATGCCATTATATTTAACACAACATGAACGGAGCGTGAACTTTCAAAGGCTTTTTTCCATCTTCTCTAATTAAAAAAAACCAGAAAAAACAGAGTTAGCTATGAGCCACCACAACAATTCAATATGTTTTGCCGTCCGATCACATAATTGGACGTTCTAGATCTTCCAATTGTCCCACAAGCGTCCCTACGTTATTTTCACCCTTCACGACATGCCCAACTTGAAAGGGCTGCTGCTCCCGCGTGTTGGCGTCAATTGGGCCCTGAAACAGCCCAATTTGTATCTTACATCATCCTAGGCCCGGCTCGCACTTCCCCCTTccatcccctcaaaaaaaaaaacttctcCCTTCCATGTCTCGATATAGGGACCCCTTAAAAAAATGTCTCGatatggagaagaagaaaaagtcaTCCTCATTCACCCTGGTACGTGTTTGCCACGGCAGCAATATAAGGTGGAACAGTCTGCCCTTTGCCCTTCCGCTTCTATCTTAATTTAAGATTGAGAAACGCTTTGCATCAGGCATCCGATCCCACGTTCGTGTCAGACCACATCCCTTCCATTGGATTTTGTGAAACGATCCAACGCCTTGCAGCTTCTCTATATAATCCTAGGCAGCCCCACGTTATCCTGGCCATAACCTAGATAGGTAACCACCACAGCCTCCGGCAATCCTAGAGCTCCTCGCACGTCATCGCTGCCGCCGGCTATGGTGGCGAGGATCAACGGGGAGCGGAAACAAGGAGCACATCCTTAGCAAGAACTCCGACGAGGACGTCACAGACATGATCCGACGAGGTGCTGCTTCTCCACGACGCCTTGGCCGTGATCAGGTACAAATTCTCCATGAGTGATGTTGTCGTGATCCGC
Above is a window of Triticum dicoccoides isolate Atlit2015 ecotype Zavitan chromosome 5B, WEW_v2.0, whole genome shotgun sequence DNA encoding:
- the LOC119308083 gene encoding putative pumilio homolog 7, chloroplastic — protein: MKLDREMEMLLNEIPLLLHGDVIGCGEPAAAETDTDAVDFSYLIQELGEMGFVEDDDDDDDNGFLHPRKASSSPTSNLHFMDAENFVASRPFSIDKDRERALFDPFPFSSTCFDAAVGDDWDLLCPPARSRLCKTARPKKGTCSNGCQATSPKMCAAAKPSKYESLVGLRGYMYHVARDQHGCRFLQQRLDDGKREVDFIFTGVARHAVDLMVNPFGNYLMQKLLAVCSEEQRMGIVLTLTKDPFVLVRISLNVHGTRAVQKLIESLRAREEIQLVVAALRPGFLELIKDPNGNHVVQKCLQSFGADDNKPIFDAAAVYCLDIGMQCHGCCVLQRCIARSTGEHKEKLVAAIARNGFELAQDAYGNYVVQYVIELKVATANASLAQQFEGKYIHLSMQKFSSNVVEKCLKVFKEADKTNIILELLSAPQFERLLLHPYANYVVYAALQNSKGSLHSALTNAIRPHVELLRTSPYCKRIYSRALLKK